A region of Corynebacterium glucuronolyticum DSM 44120 DNA encodes the following proteins:
- a CDS encoding Rv3212 family protein translates to MNNNARAVTALLVASVIGVGSVYATAPARHSHLETTGTAVSEPEQLGTVPRAVMESYRVPDTAEPDRHQPIEDQGVVVGTEGDTVAAYDAATGSPLWTYSRDLPLCMVAKLDGAVVATYKNNAGCGDVTSITFAEGRYKDTRSAPAPEAVSPVASNSYVGTVSPASVELWRNDLVRTVIYGDVPNPQEPKFQPHADCTITSALTRTKLLALTETCPDGKTWLRLQNSKPEDARKPELSGDVELNPGSYLVAIGENTASVLSPAGEGDTSNFFLSYDKEGKSAGFSPTNATAPAAEGIFTPAVGDLPHNMTWFDGSRLHLFEPTRLVEEYTIDGALGTGDAIGEHILVPVSGGIAVYSLPSTTPDFVIPVDRGDYSGPVHLRIAGKAIVEKRGDTVVGLTPSA, encoded by the coding sequence TTGAACAACAACGCACGTGCTGTCACCGCACTACTCGTCGCCTCCGTTATCGGTGTGGGTTCGGTATACGCAACTGCGCCGGCGCGTCATTCGCATCTGGAGACAACCGGAACCGCAGTGAGCGAACCGGAGCAGCTCGGCACGGTACCACGAGCGGTAATGGAGTCCTACCGCGTTCCAGATACCGCCGAACCCGACCGTCACCAGCCGATTGAGGATCAAGGGGTGGTTGTTGGAACCGAAGGAGACACGGTCGCTGCCTATGATGCCGCGACGGGTTCTCCGCTGTGGACCTACTCACGCGATCTACCGCTGTGTATGGTGGCAAAGCTAGACGGTGCCGTCGTAGCCACGTATAAGAACAACGCAGGCTGTGGCGACGTCACGTCCATTACCTTTGCCGAGGGGAGATACAAGGACACGCGGTCCGCTCCCGCACCGGAGGCGGTGTCCCCGGTGGCCTCTAACTCCTACGTCGGAACGGTTTCCCCTGCCTCCGTTGAGCTGTGGCGAAACGATCTCGTCCGCACAGTCATATACGGCGATGTCCCCAATCCTCAGGAACCGAAGTTTCAGCCGCACGCCGACTGCACGATTACTTCGGCTCTCACCCGAACGAAGCTCTTGGCTCTGACAGAAACGTGCCCTGACGGGAAGACATGGCTGCGCTTGCAGAACTCCAAACCCGAGGACGCGAGGAAGCCGGAGCTTTCCGGGGATGTGGAACTCAACCCCGGCTCTTATCTGGTGGCGATTGGTGAGAATACGGCCTCTGTGTTGTCCCCGGCAGGTGAGGGCGACACGTCGAACTTCTTCCTCTCATACGACAAAGAAGGCAAATCTGCGGGATTCTCCCCCACGAACGCAACTGCACCTGCAGCGGAAGGTATTTTCACACCAGCTGTTGGAGATCTTCCTCACAACATGACGTGGTTTGACGGTTCCCGCCTCCATCTTTTCGAGCCCACTCGGCTCGTGGAAGAGTACACCATCGACGGTGCCCTGGGCACGGGCGATGCGATTGGCGAGCACATTCTTGTCCCCGTTAGTGGGGGCATTGCTGTGTACTCATTGCCCAGCACAACCCCAGACTTTGTCATCCCCGTCGACCGCGGTGATTACTCGGGACCGGTGCATCTGCGCATTGCGGGGAAGGCAATCGTCGAAAAGCGTGGAGACACCGTCGTCGGTCTCACGCCGAGCGCTTAG
- a CDS encoding DEAD/DEAH box helicase, whose protein sequence is MSTSNQKPTFTELGVAQEITDALATQSIVDTFAIQALTLPIALEGRDLIGQARTGMGKTLGFGVPVLDRIFDDADIEELDGTPRALIVVPTRELCVQVGEDLTRAAVNLPVRVTTIYGGTPYEEQEKALKDGTDLVVGTPGRLIDLYNRGELRLDTVRILVLDEADEMLDLGFLPAIEKIIAGITAEHQTMLFSATMPDAILGLARGFMNKPVHIRAEMSGEAETNATTKQVVFKSHRMDKVAVISRVLQARGRGRTIIFVRTKRSAAEVARDLAGAGFQVASVHGDMSQSARERSLQGFRDGVVDILVATDVAARGIDIDDVTHVINYQTPDDELTYVHRIGRTGRAGHTGTAVTLVGYDELPKWKLINDELGLGKDELPEWFSTSPELYEELDIPEDADGTVGESRPVFGMDHSARRGRGGRSGRGGRGDARGSRGGGRSRGSRRGGRGGRRH, encoded by the coding sequence GTGTCCACTTCAAACCAAAAACCCACGTTTACCGAGCTCGGCGTTGCACAGGAGATTACCGATGCACTCGCCACGCAATCCATCGTCGATACGTTTGCAATTCAGGCACTGACCTTACCTATTGCACTCGAAGGGCGGGATCTCATCGGGCAGGCCCGCACCGGCATGGGGAAGACGCTTGGGTTCGGCGTTCCAGTACTGGACCGCATATTTGATGACGCAGACATCGAAGAGCTCGACGGAACGCCACGCGCCCTCATCGTTGTTCCTACCCGCGAGCTCTGTGTTCAGGTTGGGGAAGATCTCACCCGCGCCGCCGTCAACCTCCCTGTGCGCGTGACCACCATCTACGGCGGTACTCCCTACGAGGAGCAGGAAAAGGCGCTAAAAGATGGCACAGACCTAGTCGTCGGCACCCCAGGCCGACTCATCGACCTATACAACCGTGGCGAGCTGCGACTGGACACCGTACGTATCCTTGTCCTCGACGAGGCTGACGAGATGCTGGACCTCGGCTTCCTTCCCGCAATTGAAAAGATCATCGCTGGTATCACCGCTGAGCACCAGACGATGCTGTTTTCAGCGACGATGCCCGATGCCATCCTCGGACTTGCCCGTGGCTTTATGAACAAGCCTGTCCACATCAGGGCAGAGATGTCCGGGGAGGCGGAGACCAATGCCACCACGAAGCAGGTGGTATTCAAGTCCCACCGGATGGACAAGGTCGCCGTTATTTCTCGCGTACTCCAGGCCCGCGGTCGCGGACGCACCATCATCTTCGTCCGCACTAAACGCTCTGCAGCGGAAGTGGCCCGCGACCTCGCTGGTGCGGGGTTTCAGGTGGCGAGCGTCCACGGCGACATGAGCCAGTCCGCCCGCGAGCGTTCTCTTCAAGGTTTCAGGGACGGGGTGGTGGACATCCTCGTCGCTACTGATGTCGCGGCCCGCGGTATCGACATCGACGATGTCACCCATGTGATCAACTACCAGACCCCGGATGACGAACTAACCTACGTCCACCGAATCGGGCGCACTGGGCGCGCGGGGCACACCGGTACCGCCGTAACCTTGGTCGGCTACGACGAGCTGCCCAAGTGGAAGCTGATCAACGATGAACTTGGCCTTGGAAAAGACGAGCTTCCCGAGTGGTTCTCCACCTCGCCCGAGCTATACGAGGAACTGGACATCCCTGAGGATGCCGATGGCACCGTCGGCGAGTCACGGCCTGTCTTTGGTATGGATCACTCCGCCCGGCGCGGGCGTGGTGGCCGGAGTGGTCGAGGTGGCCGTGGCGATGCGCGTGGCAGTCGCGGCGGCGGTCGTTCGCGTGGCAGCCGCCGTGGTGGCCGAGGCGGGCGGCGCCACTAG
- a CDS encoding DUF3107 domain-containing protein, with protein sequence MNIKIGFKDSARELAFNTDEEKASVEERLRNALKNDEATVEFTDAKGRQFIVRQSSVAYVEIGAETNRPVGFAN encoded by the coding sequence ATGAACATCAAGATTGGTTTTAAGGATTCGGCTCGCGAGCTCGCCTTTAACACCGACGAGGAGAAGGCCTCCGTAGAGGAGCGGCTTCGCAACGCGCTCAAAAACGATGAGGCAACCGTAGAATTTACCGATGCTAAGGGGCGGCAATTCATCGTTCGACAGTCTTCTGTCGCCTACGTAGAAATCGGTGCTGAAACAAACCGTCCGGTAGGATTTGCAAACTAA
- a CDS encoding DUF3152 domain-containing protein → MADRHSRDESLLVRFARQFGWRAYAIPVLIVLTLWVVVDIIASDPSEPTTTTSTSGVVTVEEGPTMAAPDPAKEDIAKLPGGTLPAGGAYTMQGEKTFRTVGSPQPKVGTGAEKTFSYIVQVENGVNTDGYGGDEAFAAMIDATLKNPKSWIHDEKFAFQHVGEGEEPDFTVQLTSVNTTHEGCGAEIGKETSCYTSIGNRVLINESRWVRGTSVFAGDIGSYRQYVVNHEIGHAIGFAEHMPCGIDSELAPIMMQQTLSLNNSEMFSISPDGPYPDDNKTCRYNPWPFPHA, encoded by the coding sequence ATGGCAGACAGGCATAGCCGAGACGAATCGCTTCTTGTGCGGTTCGCACGACAATTTGGCTGGCGTGCATATGCCATCCCCGTGCTCATCGTGCTAACACTATGGGTGGTTGTCGACATCATTGCCAGCGACCCCTCGGAGCCCACAACAACAACCTCCACGTCTGGTGTCGTCACCGTCGAAGAAGGCCCAACGATGGCAGCGCCTGACCCCGCCAAGGAAGATATTGCAAAGCTCCCCGGTGGCACGCTACCTGCAGGTGGTGCCTACACCATGCAGGGTGAGAAGACGTTCCGAACGGTTGGATCGCCACAGCCGAAGGTAGGAACAGGAGCAGAAAAAACCTTTTCATACATCGTCCAGGTAGAAAACGGGGTGAATACCGACGGCTACGGTGGCGATGAGGCCTTTGCCGCCATGATTGATGCCACCCTCAAAAACCCCAAGAGCTGGATCCACGATGAGAAATTCGCTTTCCAACATGTCGGTGAAGGGGAAGAGCCAGACTTTACCGTCCAGCTCACGAGCGTAAACACGACGCATGAGGGCTGTGGTGCGGAGATCGGTAAGGAAACCAGCTGCTACACCAGCATTGGTAACCGGGTTCTCATCAATGAATCCCGCTGGGTACGGGGTACGAGTGTGTTCGCAGGCGACATTGGCTCGTACCGCCAGTACGTGGTGAACCATGAGATCGGTCACGCGATTGGATTCGCCGAACACATGCCGTGTGGCATCGACAGTGAACTCGCGCCGATCATGATGCAACAGACACTCAGTCTCAATAACTCGGAGATGTTTAGTATCTCCCCGGACGGCCCATACCCAGACGACAATAAGACATGCCGTTACAACCCATGGCCTTTCCCGCACGCCTAG
- a CDS encoding ThiF family adenylyltransferase, which produces MTARKLHSSRVPVSPKELPSGAGTRYARHFTLPGFGLTGQQRLYGAKVLSIGAGGLGSPVIQYLAAAGVGAIGIIDFDTVDETNLQRQVLHNSETIDRKKTDSAREYVDKLNPHVDVITYDYPLTEANVDEIVAGYDLVCDGCDNFDTRYTVADACARADIPLVWGSINRFSGQLSVFDGAITLRDIFPEPPAPGTVQNCAEGGVLGVLPGVIGTMMANEAIKLITGIGEPLYGKLAVWDGKSATLSHYSIAPRPETKQKVQARRQEESSARCTTTKKEQTVVTEHDILTYKELTDKGALLVDVREPHEWVGGQLPDALGVPLSNLRAGNLGELTDVSPDTDLALYCAGGVRSLEAASILQGAGFNNVVSLAGGINRWWTYAD; this is translated from the coding sequence ATGACCGCACGCAAACTACATTCGTCGCGGGTGCCCGTGTCCCCGAAAGAACTGCCCAGTGGCGCGGGAACCCGCTACGCCCGGCACTTCACCCTCCCCGGCTTTGGGCTCACTGGACAGCAGCGACTCTACGGCGCGAAAGTGCTCAGTATCGGTGCCGGCGGTCTCGGCTCCCCCGTGATTCAGTACCTGGCTGCCGCAGGGGTAGGAGCCATCGGCATCATCGACTTCGACACCGTCGATGAGACGAACCTGCAACGCCAGGTCCTCCACAACAGTGAGACCATCGACCGAAAGAAGACAGACTCGGCACGGGAGTACGTCGACAAGCTCAACCCCCACGTCGACGTCATCACCTATGACTATCCGCTCACCGAAGCAAACGTAGACGAAATTGTCGCAGGCTACGACCTCGTCTGCGATGGCTGCGACAACTTCGACACCCGCTACACCGTCGCCGATGCATGCGCGCGGGCAGACATCCCGCTCGTCTGGGGATCCATCAACCGCTTTTCGGGGCAGCTCTCCGTCTTCGACGGAGCCATCACCTTGCGCGACATTTTCCCCGAGCCACCCGCACCGGGCACCGTACAAAACTGCGCAGAAGGTGGTGTCCTCGGTGTCCTCCCCGGCGTAATCGGCACGATGATGGCCAACGAGGCGATCAAACTTATCACCGGCATCGGCGAGCCGCTTTACGGAAAGCTCGCCGTGTGGGACGGTAAAAGCGCTACACTGTCGCACTACAGCATCGCCCCACGCCCGGAAACGAAGCAAAAGGTGCAGGCACGCAGGCAGGAAGAATCTTCTGCCAGGTGCACGACAACGAAGAAGGAGCAGACCGTGGTCACTGAGCACGACATCCTCACATACAAGGAACTAACGGATAAGGGAGCTCTGCTTGTCGACGTTCGCGAGCCCCACGAATGGGTTGGCGGTCAACTCCCGGATGCCCTCGGCGTGCCGCTCAGCAACCTGCGCGCCGGGAACCTGGGAGAGCTCACCGATGTTTCCCCGGATACAGACCTCGCCCTGTACTGTGCCGGCGGTGTGCGGTCACTCGAGGCGGCCTCAATCCTGCAGGGAGCGGGCTTTAACAACGTGGTCAGCCTGGCGGGTGGGATCAACCGGTGGTGGACCTATGCCGACTAA
- a CDS encoding TIGR02569 family protein, whose translation MPTKASAISYVPTVVQRAFSAHMGTEAQRAEATYAGAAWDHGIHVGDIVVAPVVNVERANWSAAARETLRVDNVTLARSVRSSDGRLVVAGWKATEYHPGCLADRADEVVLAALRLDSALADVPLPDIFPTQMESCRVESDFFDLADLAAWADDPGSVLDAGLNSRAQADESQLVALSLAADAIERLEPIDAPNQVTHADMLATTIFADGAAPTVTDIVPVAHPGGYTAALAIVDSLIAGAATSRIISRFAHVENLHQLVYRALLYRLYIHALHPQSRSNSRSSIVRVARELL comes from the coding sequence ATGCCGACTAAGGCTTCAGCCATCTCCTATGTGCCCACCGTGGTACAACGCGCCTTCTCCGCACACATGGGGACCGAAGCGCAACGTGCGGAGGCAACATACGCAGGCGCAGCCTGGGACCACGGCATCCATGTAGGCGACATCGTTGTCGCGCCGGTGGTCAACGTCGAGCGAGCGAACTGGTCTGCTGCCGCGCGAGAAACGCTTCGCGTGGACAATGTCACCCTCGCCCGGTCGGTTCGCTCTTCCGACGGACGCCTCGTTGTGGCCGGCTGGAAGGCGACGGAATATCACCCCGGCTGCCTTGCCGATCGTGCCGACGAGGTCGTGCTGGCAGCTCTCCGCCTCGATTCCGCACTCGCAGACGTCCCACTGCCCGACATCTTTCCCACCCAGATGGAATCGTGCCGGGTGGAATCCGACTTCTTCGATCTCGCCGACCTGGCAGCGTGGGCAGATGACCCAGGAAGCGTGCTCGACGCGGGGTTGAACTCGCGCGCGCAAGCAGACGAGAGCCAACTCGTCGCCCTCAGCCTGGCTGCTGATGCCATCGAGCGCCTCGAACCGATTGATGCCCCTAACCAGGTCACACACGCGGACATGTTGGCAACGACGATCTTCGCCGACGGCGCAGCCCCCACGGTGACGGATATTGTGCCCGTCGCACACCCCGGTGGATACACGGCCGCTCTTGCCATCGTCGATTCACTCATTGCCGGCGCGGCGACGTCGCGAATCATCAGCCGATTCGCCCACGTGGAGAACCTCCATCAGCTTGTATACCGGGCGTTGCTCTATCGCCTCTACATCCACGCGCTGCATCCACAATCGCGCTCGAATAGCCGTTCGAGTATCGTTCGGGTGGCCAGAGAACTGCTGTGA